Part of the Vigna unguiculata cultivar IT97K-499-35 chromosome 3, ASM411807v1, whole genome shotgun sequence genome, CCCCTAAGCCGAGCTTAGATAGTCGCTTTAGACGGCTCTTCACCGCCCCTAAACCAAGCTTAGGTAGTCAAGGATTATATTGCTTAATTAGGAACTAAAAGGAGAATTTTTATTAAAGAGGAGATTTGACCTCATTAAAAAACCCTTGTGTTCCTTAGCCAAGGGAAAAAGAGTGTCAAAGCATACAAAATGTACAAGTTTTAACTAAAGTATAAATGAAGATTAACTGCATTCCATGTTTGTGTAATTTCCAGGCCATCTAAGGTCTCCAAAACATAGACACCATTTTCTAGCACCTGTTTGAGGTGGAAAGGTCATGTCCATTTGGGAGAGAGCTTGTCCTTTATTTGTAGGGGATGAGCTTTCCTGAGGACAAGGTCGAACTTCCTGAACGATCGTGGGAAGACCTTGGTTTTGTATCTCGATTCGACTCGTCTTTTCATCGCCTCGCTGTTGATTCTGGCAGCCTCCCTAATTTCATCTATGGTGTCCAAATTTGCTCGTATGTCATCCTCTATTAGGGCGACGAAGAACATTCTAACATAGAAAGTTGGCTATTCAACCTCCATGGGTAGCACTGCGTCCATACCATATACTAGGTTGAAAGGGGCTCTCGTGTGGTCGTCTGTGGGGTAGTATGGTAGGCCAACATGATCCCCGATAGCTCTTCGGGCCAGTTCGACTTTGACGAGGAGATACGTCGACGCAAGGCTCCTAATATGATCTAATTGACGGCTTCGGCCTGTTCGTTTGTCTGTGGATGTTCTATCGAAGAAAATACCTCAAGAATTCCCCAACTCTCATAGGCGTCACAGACAATCGTCGTTGTGAATTGTGTTCCCTTGTGAAATATTCAATTGCCACTATAAAGAACTTCCGTTGCTTAGTGGCTATAGGAAATGGTCTTAGACTGTTGATCCCCCACGTGTGGAAAGGCCACTGGATGCTTATAGAGTGCAACTCCTCGGGGGGTGCTCGGTGAAAGTCTGATTGTCATTGGCATTGCATACATATTTTCGTAAAATCTTGACAATCATGCTTTAGTGTTGGTTAGTAATACCCTGCTCGGAGAATTCTGAGGCACAGGGCTCGAGCCCCGATGTGACTGCCGCATATACCTTCATGGAGCTCGGACATCAGTCGATTAGTCTCCCCTTGCACGACGCAGGTGAGGAGTGGTCGGCTAAATCCTTAGCAAAAGAGACGACCTTCTATAACAGTGTATCTAGCTGCGTTCTTTTTAACCGTTTGGGCCTCTGTAGGATCGGATGGGTGACGACCATCCGCTAGGTATGATAGGTAAGGAGCTAACCATGAGTTTGACAGAGGTCTTCCTTCTTGTTCTGTACTGATCGAACATACTTGGACATCTGACCTGATATCGGATACTTTAGGCGTTACTAGTGTTTCTCGTATTACCGACCTCTAGCGTCTCGGACGTGAGCAACTCACCAATTTAGATAGAACGTCGGCGTGCGAGTTTTGTTCTCGGAGCAAatgtattaatttaaaagatctTTTGCTTGATAGTCCCCGGAAACTTGTCCCGTGACGAGCAGAAAGTCGCTTTTCGCCGTCAGTTTCTTTACTACCAACTCTTTGGCGAGCAACATGTCAGTTATGAGAGCCTCATATTCTACTTGATTGTTGCTCGCTCGAAAGGAGAAATGAAGGGATTGTTCTATCAAAGCACCTTATGGGTCTTCCAAGATGACGCCAGCTCCGCTTCTCTTCGAGTTTGTTGCCCCATCAACTGACAACACCCAGCCCTTGACTTCCTCATCTTCACCCGTTGTGAGCGGAGTTAGCTCGGCCAAGAAGTCAGACAAAACTTGAGCCTTAATAAGTCCATGAGGTTCGAATGAGATGTCATATTCAGATAATTCGATGGCCCACTTGACGAGACGCCCTGACACCTCTAGTTTTTGGAGAATTTACTTTATGAGTTGATCGGTCATTACTAAAGCAGAATGCGTTTGGAAATAATGACGTAGCCTTTGTGTAGAGACAACCACAGCTAGGGCGagcttctcaatttttttatatctaactACCGCTCCTTAAAGAGTTTTGCTGACGAAGTAGATCGGCCGTTGATCCTCCCCTTGATCTTGCATCAACGTCGAGCTGATGGCCCTATTAGTTACTGTCACGTATAATTTGAGCGGTATGCCTTGATGTGATCGGCATAAAATTGGCGGACATGATAGATGTTCCATCAGCTGCACGAAGGCTTGTTCACACTCATCCCTCCATCGAAAATTCTTCCCTTTTTGAAGACATTCAAAGTAAGGATGTCCCCGATCTCTAGCTCTTGGCAAAAACCTCGTCAGAGCAACCATGCATCCTATTAATCGTTGCACTTCTTTTATATTACCTGGACTCCTCATATTTATTATTGTCGCACACTTGTCGGTATTCGCTTCAATTCCTCTTTCTGCAAGCAGGAATCCCAAGAATTTGCCTGCTTTGACTCTAAACACACATTTATTTGGATTGAGTTTGAGTCCGTAGGCGTTCATAGTAGAAAAGAGCTCGGTGAGTCGACAAAATGTTCCTTAGCCCTGTTGGATGTAACCACCATGTCCTCAACATATGCATGTATTTTATGTCCTGATAAGGTCTTCAAAATTCGATCCATCAACCTCTGATAAGAAGCACTGACATTTTTTAAGTCCGAAGGGCATAACATGGTAACAGTAGGTGGCTGCCTCCCCATGAAGGTTGTTTTTTCTTCATCGTCCGGATGCATGCTGATCCGATTGTATCCCAAGTAGGCGTTTAGGAAGTTGAGCAACCCACAGCCTGAGGCGTTGTCCACCAACATGTCGATGGTAGGTAGGGGATACAAATCCTTTAAGCAAGCGTTGTTGAGATCGGAGAAATCCACACACATCTTCCATTTGCCGTTCAACTTCTTTACCATGACCACATTAGCCAACCATTCAGGATATTAAATCTCTCAGATATGCCCGACTAACAGAAGCTTGTTGGTCTCTTTCCTTACTGTTGCCAATTTTTCGGGTCCATCTTCGTTCTTCGTTGTATCCTTCGCGAGGGTCGATGTTCAACCAATGGATCATGACATCGGGACTAATCCCAACCATATCCCTAGCGCACCAAGCGAAATAGGCTTTGTTATCCTATAGTACCTTGGTTAGTGCGGCTCGGATCAAGGGATCCAAACTCCCACCGACCTTCACTTTCCTGTCATCCCCTACATTGAATTCTTCTACCTCACCCATGGGTTGAGGTCTTTTGTCCTCCCTACCTATTCTAGGATCGAAATCGGGTGCACAGTCTTCCTTGGGACCAAGCAGGGATAGAGCATACATAGGTCTCCGAATTTTCAGGCTGTTCTCGTAGCATTTTCGAGCTACTGCCTGGTCAACCCTCAATGTGACGACGTGACCCGTGTCCGCTGGGAATTTCATCTTCAAGTGGGTTGTGGATACAACGACCTCGAGGCGATTGAGATAGGGGCGACCTAGGAGGACGTTGTATGAGGACGACACCTTTATGACTATGTATCGTACTATTATTGTTTTGGCCGCCTCTCCATTTGAGAATGTCGTCCTCATATCGGTATATCCTTTGTCTTCCACGGGGTCTCCTGCAAACTCCTCTAATATGTTGTCGAAAGGACGTAATTGATTTAATGGTACACATAAGCTGACGAAGGCGTCCCAAAACATGACATCGGCAGAACTCCCCTAATCGATCAGGACCTGGTGAACTCGTCTTCCCATTGCTATTATCGAAACAACTACCAGGTCATCCTCATGAGGCATGACGTCACTTCGATCATCCTCTGTGAATGTTATAGTCGGCATTGTCTTCTTTTGCCAGGTTGTAGATGTTGTCATGACGCTCCTGGCATACCTCTTCCTGCTGGCGGATGTAACCCCTCTGCCTAAGAAACCGCTAGCTATTGTGTTTAAATCCCCCAGTACAGGTGATATATGATCTGCTTGATCTTTGGGACGACAAGGTTCTTTGACTTGGTCCCTCTCACGAATGTGCCTTCCTTCCCGAGTTTCTCCTCTTAACCTTTGTAGTTGATTGGCTAGAGTGAGACACTGCTCGGTGTGGTGTCCATAGGTGCGATGGAACTCACACCACTCTTTCACGTTCCATCCCAAGATCCTGTTGGTTGGGTCTGGCCATCTGAGAGCCTTTGTGATCTCCTTGTCAACTAGGGCTTCTATCTGAGCTTTGATCTTGGAGGGCGTGCGTTGTTTATCAAATCCTAAACTTGCGATCCTGCCTTACTATAGAGGCTTGTGCTACGTAAAGGTGTCAATTTAGCCCAACCCACAGGGCTTGGCTCTGGCCCATGTGGACGACggccaaaaaagcccacattgaaaaaaGCCCTCATCAAAGAAGCCCACAGGGCCAAAAACTCCACAAAGTCCTGTGGGACAGGGCCAACCCATAGGCTTCCATcttcaacatgaaaaatatattactttttaaaatatattattatctgtggctagggatggcaacggggcggggcggggacgggtttcactatcccatacccatccctgcataaaaaattcatcgccatccccatacccaaacccaacgggtatcaaacttttttcccatccccatccccaccgggtaacgggtataatctcgtacccatacccgtacccatgttctaactacttcaatattaatttttataaaagaaaaaaaattacggtaaagaaaacataatattatgaaatagttaatattatgaggattttcttcgatgccaaatacattaaaataaattataattgtttatattttatattaaaataccaaataaaatttcatgtgaaccaaaacatttattaaatttgcaaactacaacattaatgaacttagttgataaaattaaaaaatattcaaaaaagtataaaaggaaaacaaatattcaaattaaaatatattttaaatgtttgtttacttcaattttttaaattctaatgaatctcttttttatacactaataaaagttataatatatcacttgatcaaaatgacacaaagaacaaatattcaaattaaaatatattttaaatatttgtttacttcaattttttaaattataatgaatctcttttttatacactaataaaaagttataatacatcacttgatcaaaataacacaaaaaacaaataataaacataataataaaattttgacatagattttgtatcttttgaacttcaatatatgttgcatagtgacaaaaaaatattcatagaaattacattaaatttttatattgtagtaaataaaagttatttatacaattaaagtaaaaaaaaattacagtatgattaatagtgagttataaaataacaaataattagatagaatatatcgaaatattttattctacatgatgaaaataaacaataaataaaaatattaaaaaactaacaaatgtgtgttttagaaataatttgagagactatcgaaagaaatcgcacaaaggaaatcaaatgtataattaaggtatgataaaatgaaaaaaaccttagagaactaattattaaattatgtttgaagtggttaaaaataaatagaaatatcattagtgaccaaaaaatttatcattaaattacaaataaattagtaattaaattggtcactaaatcaagtaccgattcgatcattgaatcagtcactaatttagacaataaatcaactactaccaccaatgacgaaaaatagtgactgatatgggttactgactaaatcagtcaccatttcattttttcttgtagtgaattatcatatactattcctaaatatcattatatatatatatatatatatatataattttaaccacttcaaacagaatttaaagtgaaacaattacattatgatatattattctacatgatgaaaataaaaacaataaataaaaatattaaaaaactaacaaatgtgtgttttagaaataatttgagagactatcgaaaaaaatcacacaaaggaaatcaaatgtataactaaggtatgataagacgaaaaatatctcagagaactaagaaaacttttcaaatatcaacatatatacttaatggttgaaaaataacgaaaattactttaatgaaacaaaagagttcttcaaattaaacaaaaattaataataataataataataagtaaagaatttttttatattaccttaaattgagagtataaacattctcatgtgaaaggaaaatttataataaataaaaatattaaaaaataatataaatatttaaatgtaaggcataattttttttattaacatacattattttaacataattacataaaggttatgataagataaaaaatatattggagatgagaatgagtttaatgacaaatgaaataattaaaagaaataaaaaatagaatatatatatatatatatatatatatatatatatatatatatatatatatatatatatatatatatatatgggttacttgattaattgtgaatattttaataatttaaacgagaatgaagatatggcggggacgggtattatggcgggtatatgtacatccccatacccattcccatacccaactgaaaaagtcggggattccccatacccatacccatacccagtcaatgcggggattccccgtcaaaacggggacgggttcgggcaatacccacggggacgggtttatttgccatctctatctGTGGCACATGCCCAACTAACTGGACAAGCACGACGACCCGAATATGCTAGACGATCGGAACAGGCCCAAAGACCCAGACGGGCCAGACGACCCAGATGGGACCGACGACCCGAACATACCCGAAGACGCTAATGGGCCTGACGACCtcgacgagcccgacgacccggactgGACCGATGACCCGACGAAcaggacgagcccgacgacccggaaaGGCCCAAAGACCAGGAcgagcccaacgacccagacaGGCTCGATGGCCCAGAAGGGCCCGATGACCAAGACGGatccgacgacccagacgagctCGATGACCCAGAAGGGCCCGACGACCAAAACGAACCTAACGATCCGAACAGGCCCAACGAACCAAACGAACCTGACGACCTCTACGGGCTCGACGACtaggacgagcccgacgaccaggacaggcctgacgacctagacggACTCGATTATCCGGACGCGCCCGATGACACGGACGAGCTCGAACACCCGAACGACCAGGACAAGTCTGACGACACGGACGAACCCGACGACCAAGACAGGTCGAACAACCCGGACGAGTCCGTTgacctggacgagcccgacgaccaaAACGAGCCCAAAGACTAGGACGTGCCTGACGACACAAATAAGTCTGACAATCCGAACGTACCCAACGACCAAGACGGATCATCGGGCCCGATCGGCCCGCGAACTATCTGGGTAGTCAGACCAATCTAGGACATCgggcctgtctaggtcgtcAAGCCCATTAGGGTCATCGAACCCGTCTCGTTCGTTAGGCCCGTCTGGATCATTGGGCTAGTCGGGCTGGTTAGGCTCATCTAGGTCGTTAGGCTCGTCCTGATTGTCGggtccgtctgggtcgtcgggcatgTCCAGGTTGTCGggtctatttttattttcggGTCGTCCAAATTGTCGTGTTCGTCCGGGTCGTCAAGcccatctaggtcgtcgggTTCGTCCGGGTGGTTGGGCCCGTGTTGGTCTTCGGGCGCATCTAAGTCGTTGGGTCATTCctggtcgtcaggcccgtccagATCATCGGGCCTGTCGGGGTCGTCggggtcgttgggcccatccAGGTTGTTGGGTCCCTTTGGGTAGTTGGGTCAGTCCGGGTCGTTGAgctcgtccgggttgtcgggctTGTCTAGGTCGTAGGGCTCGTCCTGGTCGTCTGGCTCGTCGGGGTtatcgggcccgtctgggtaaTTGGGTTCGTCTAGGTCATCGGGTCTGTTctggtcgtcaggcccgtctggGTAGTCGGGCCCATATAGGTCTTTAAACTCGTTTAGTTTGTTAGGCCGAtttgggtcttcgggcccgtccgggtcgttgaGTTCGTCTAGGGCTTCGGACTTGTCGGGGTGATTGGACATGTTTGGCTCGTCAGGTCTGTTTGGGTCTTCGGACCCGTTTGGCTCGCTTGACTTGATATTTGACTTTTACTTAATGTACTATTATTTGGGGGGCCTAACCCACCTCAGTCCTAACCCTAGCCCTAACCCACTAGAGAGGGGGCTTTGGGGGTTGGGCTTTTTTTTGGCCCCTTCATTTGGGGTCCCCCTTAGAGGGGACTTTATGAAGAGTGGGCTAGGGTTGGCCCATGGgctaaggaccaaattgacacatcTAGTGCTACGTAAGAGGTGTATCTTTTATCGAATCGTTTGGTGAAGGTGTCGTCGTAGGAACGTCACATTTCCCGAGTTCTCGCATTGTTGGTGATACACTTTTCTTGTCGTCACTTTTACCTCATCACATCCTTTGCGTCTGTGTGTCGTGGCCCACAACCTTATTTCTGACACTGATAGCGCAGGGGTCCATACGAGCGATTCGTTGAACGAGTTCGCTCGAAGGCCTTTTACGAAGGCGTCTACCAGGATCTCCTCATTGGGGGTCGAAATGCTGGTGCACGCGTCGCAGAAGCAATTTAAGTAATCTATCAACGTTTTGTCCGAACCTTGTCTTACGTCAAATAGGTCGACAATTTTTGATGCCTTTACTCTATTAGCAGCAAATCTCTCTACAAACGTGCGCGCAAAGATAGCGAAGGAGACGATGGATGAGCGCGACAAACTATTGAACCACTTTAGAGTTGTGCTCGCCAATGTCCCCACAAACACCTTGCAACGCACTGCATCGCTGCCCCCCGAGATTAGCATTTGAGCGTTAAATGCTTTGAGATGGGCCTCTAGGTCCGAGCTTCCGGTGAAGGGCGGTATCTTTGGAATGATGAACTGTTGCGGGACCACCTCGGCCATGATAAGAGCGAAGATAGGGTATCCCTCTTCTGGCATAATGAGCTTCGTACCTCGCCCTCTTTCATGCTCATCTCTTGTTTGTATACGTTGTAGGAGATCTCCATTGGCTCGTTGCAGCGCATCTTGACCTCGGAGGGTCTCATTCATTTGTCTTCGAGCCTCTACCGACTCCTGACGTGTTGCAGCATGCTCCGCATTTGCTTCCTCGGCGCGACGATGAACTTCCTCAACCCTTTTGCGGATCAGCTCGTGCTCCCGTCTTAGCTCTAGTATTTGCTGCAATAATTCTCTAGTGGTGGGGTCTGGTGGGGGATCTTCCTGCGTGTGGTTAACTTGATGAGTGGGGTCGAGTCCAGGACTTCGAACCATCGTGAGTGTTTGTTATCTAGGGTCTGGGAATCTGTTTTATCGAGACCCCACGGTGGACGCCAAATGTTCTTGTCGACGTCCGTCCGATTTTAAATCGATTAGGTGTCTAGCAAGAGCAAAATTTTGTGTGTCTTCAGTGTTTTTTGTACCCTCTTATACTAGAAAACATGTGAGTTCCCAAGACTATCAGTCTAAAAATTCGGTTACGTGGCAAGATGGTTCCACTTCACGGGGGTCGCTTACCGTTGTGGTATCTGGCCCGCCACATCCGCTTTGGGGATAACTTACCGTGGTGTCCTTACTGGTGACTAGTACTAATGGGCCACTGACCGTGTTTGGACCATCCTTAACCGTCTTTGTGATTGGGTACAGCTCGGACGCGCCTGGACACTCCTGAAATGTAATGAGTGGAGATTTGCACAAAAGAGTTAACTTTGAAGCGGTGTTTCTTCCTGTTTATGTTTTAAACAAGTGTTTCTTCCCTTTAAATTCTAAATAAGAATAGCTGAAGGAAGCATATTTTATGTCTTTTAAGTTTTATCTGCAGAGGAAGATGTCTTGTAAGTCAAGCAACACTAACAAACCCAATCTTCACACAAACTCGCTCTCACACACACTCAACATCGCAATTTTCCATTCATTATCTGCGCTAACTAAACAAAGCAGAGCAATGCTAATCGATAAGAGTTGTTGCGTTGACCAACACCATGCACGACCACGTTGTTGTCGAGTTCCACGACCTTCCTCCTTCCGCTTTCGCCGACGCGGCTCCCAACTTATCAGAACCGGAGCTCCGGGAAACGGCGTACGAGATCCTCGTCGGAGCCTGCCGGAGTTCGGGGCCGAAGCCGTTAACGTTCGTCTCGCACTCCGACTCTAACAGAGGAGATAAACGGAATCCTTCGCCGTCCTTGTACAGGTCGCTGACTGTAAAGGCGTCGAGCGAGGTGAAGAAGAAGCTGGGACTGAAAACGACGTCGTCGTGGAGGAACAGAAGGGCGGCGACGACGGGGGAGTTGATGAGAGTGCAGATGAGAGTGACGGAAGTCACTGATACTCGGGTCAGACGTGCCCTTCTCAGAGTAGCTGCTGGCCAGGTCTCTTCTTTCTGCTccaaactttaatttttctatGAAATAAAACCCTTGAGAGTTTATTTAATGGTAGCAAGCTTACTAGGTGTTTGTTCTTGAAATAGCTTGGAAGACGAATAGAATCGATGGTTCTGCCCCTGGAGCTAATGCAACAGCTCAAGTGTCCAGATTTTGCTAGTGAACAAGAGTACGAGGCTTGGCTAAAGAGGAATTTGAAGGTTCTTGAAGCAGGACTTCTCTTGCATCCTCGCTTGTCGTTAGACAAGGAAGATATTAGCGCACTGAGCCTGCAGCAAATAATCCATGGGGGCCTTGAGAAGCCCATGGATATTGGAAAAGACAATGAATCAATGCACGCACTTCGCAAAGTTGTTATGTCTCTTGCTTGTAGGTCATCTCAGGGGTCTGTTACCGATATATGCCATTGGGCTGATGGGTTTCCGCTAAACCTTAGGATCTACCAAACTCTATTAGAAGCATGTTTTGATAATCATGAAGAAAGTAATGTGATAGAAGAGGTTGACGAGGTCTTAGAGCTCATCAAGACAACCTGGGTTATTCTTGGACTGAATGAGATGCTGCATAATGTCTGTTTTTCTTGGACCTTGTTTCAACGTTATGTTGCCACTGGTCAAGTGGAAAATGATCTGCTGTTAGCATCGAGTAATCTGCTGGCAGAAGCTGAGAAAGATGCCAAGGCGATTATGGATCCATTTTACTCAAAATCCTTAAGCTACGCATTGAATTTGATGTTAAGTTGGGCAGAAGAAAAGCTCCTTGCCTACCACGATACTTTCCATGATGGTAATATTGAGTCAATGCAAAGTGTTGTTTCTCTTGCTGTATCGTCAGCAAAGATATTGGTAGGAGATATCTCTCTTGTGTGTAGCAGGATGAAGAAAGAAGCTGATATATCCTGCACCAGAGTTGAAAATTACATTACATCGTCATTGCATGCTGTTTTTATTAAGGCAGGTTCAACCCTTCAAACTTCCCTCCCTAAGCACAAACACTACTCATTTTCTATCTTGAGGCTAATTTTCATTGAGTTTGGAAGATTTTTTGACTAATTATGCGAAATCATTTACTCTGTTGATTTATTCACGATTTAATATTGAATGCTTATGCAATTTTTAAACCTAGTTTTGTTTGAAGCAGAAACTGGATCTCCGCAACAGCAAGCACTTAGCTAGAGAAGAGGATAAAGTGTTTCCACGTCTCTCAGTTCTTGCACGAGACGTGAGCGAAGTGGCTTTTGGTGAGAAAGCAATGTTTAGTCCAATACTGAAGAGATGGCATCCACTTGCAGCTGGTGTTGCTGTTGCCACCCTTCATGTATGTTATGGTCATGAGTTGAAGCAATATGTGAAGAGTGTTACGGAGTTGACTCCTGATACTGTACAAACGCTGATGGCTGCTGATAAATTGGAGAAAGATCTGGTACATATAGCAGTGGAAGATTCGGTTGACAGTGACGATGGTGGGAAATCCGTTATAAGGGAGATGTGTCCTTATGAGGCTGAAGCAGTAATTATCAATCT contains:
- the LOC114178224 gene encoding uncharacterized protein LOC114178224; amino-acid sequence: MFWDAFVSLCVPLNQLRPFDNILEEFAGDPVEDKGYTDMRTTFSNGEAAKTIIVRYIVIKVSSSYNVLLGRPYLNRLEVVVSTTHLKMKFPADTGHVVTLRVDQAVARKCYENSLKIRRPMYALSLLGPKEDCAPDFDPRIGREDKRPQPMGEVEEFNVGDDRKVKVGGSLDPLIRAALTKKLNGKWKMCVDFSDLNNACLKDLYPLPTIDMLVDNASGCGLLNFLNAYLGYNRISMHPDDEEKTTFMGRQPPTVTMLCPSDLKNVSASYQRLMDRILKTLSGHKIHAYVEDMVVTSNRAKEHFVDSPSSFLL
- the LOC114178075 gene encoding protein unc-13 homolog, which encodes MHDHVVVEFHDLPPSAFADAAPNLSEPELRETAYEILVGACRSSGPKPLTFVSHSDSNRGDKRNPSPSLYRSLTVKASSEVKKKLGLKTTSSWRNRRAATTGELMRVQMRVTEVTDTRVRRALLRVAAGQLGRRIESMVLPLELMQQLKCPDFASEQEYEAWLKRNLKVLEAGLLLHPRLSLDKEDISALSLQQIIHGGLEKPMDIGKDNESMHALRKVVMSLACRSSQGSVTDICHWADGFPLNLRIYQTLLEACFDNHEESNVIEEVDEVLELIKTTWVILGLNEMLHNVCFSWTLFQRYVATGQVENDLLLASSNLLAEAEKDAKAIMDPFYSKSLSYALNLMLSWAEEKLLAYHDTFHDGNIESMQSVVSLAVSSAKILVGDISLVCSRMKKEADISCTRVENYITSSLHAFCLKQKLDLRNSKHLAREEDKVFPRLSVLARDVSEVAFGEKAMFSPILKRWHPLAAGVAVATLHVCYGHELKQYVKSVTELTPDTVQTLMAADKLEKDLVHIAVEDSVDSDDGGKSVIREMCPYEAEAVIINLVKSWIKNRVDTLEECVDRNLQEEVWIPHANKELFAPSALEILGFIDDSLEAFFLLPIPMHAVLLPEFMFALDKSLQQYILKAKASCGNRNTFIPIMPALTRCSPGSKFHAVFRKKEKSQVTQRRVFHVGTTNVENSFGLPQFCVRINTMQRIGMGLKILEKRTVARLGNSKSTTEGGMEKRLKFKLSKAASVEGIRQLSEAMAYKVIFQDLCHVLWDGLYVGEVSSTRIEPFLEELNQCLKIILSTVHERVITHVITDVMKASFDGFLLVLLAGGPARAFSLEDHVIIDEDFKLLTDLFWSNGKGLPADLIEKHSTFVKEVLPLFRKDTEDLTKIFSQLIMEMYNSSTKSHLPLPTTSGQWSPREPNTLLRVLCHRNDETAAKFLKRNYNLPKKAKRQ